A section of the Salvelinus fontinalis isolate EN_2023a chromosome 33, ASM2944872v1, whole genome shotgun sequence genome encodes:
- the LOC129831519 gene encoding P2Y purinoceptor 2-like, giving the protein MATFTNHSTNESSGQNCRCRFKEDFKYILLPVSYTLVFVIGLALNFTAMYVILFRTKRWKPSTVYMFNLTVCDTLYILTLPFLIYYYADENDWPFSEPFCKLIRFLFYANLYGSILFLCCISLHRFLGVCYPIRSLSWVSARRARLVSVAVWVCVLMCQAPVLYFSRTRDEGTERVCFDTTSPELFHDFLVYSLVVSMLLFAFPFMVVMVCYGLMVRKLLEPTWEAGGSQSRGVGGIAPHRSKQKSVKMIIIVLAAFMLCFLPFHLTRSLYYFLRYLEQMDPSQVSCERLKASSLAYMVTRPLASANSCVDPILYFMAGQGFRSNLANKNQSIARETRKRDGRPFEAALTVRRVNRCAE; this is encoded by the exons ATGGCTACCTTCACCAACCACTCAACCAATGAGAGCAGCGGGCAAAACTGCCGATGTCGCTTCAAGGAGGACTTCAAGTACATCCTGCTTCCTGTCAGCTACACTCTGGTCTTCGTGATTGGCCTAGCCCTGAACTTCACGGCCATGTACGTGATCCTGTTCCGTACGAAGCGCTGGAAGCCCTCCACGGTGTACATGTTCAACCTGACAGTGTGCGACACCCTCTACATCCTCACCCTACCCTTCCTAATCTACTACTACGCCGACGAGAACGACTGGCCCTTCAGCGAGCCGTTCTGCAAACTCATCCGCTTCCTGTTCTATGCTAACCTTTACGGTTCCATCCTGTTCCTCTGCTGCATCAGCCTGCACCGCTTTCTGGGCGTGTGTTACCCCATTAGGTCCCTGAGCTGGGTCAGCGCCAGGAGAGCCCGGCTGGTGTCTGTGgcggtgtgggtgtgtgtgttgatgtgccAGGCTCCCGTTCTCTACTTCTCACGGACCAGGGACGAGGGGACGGAGAGGGTGTGCTTCGACACCACCAGTCCAGAGTTATTTCATGACTTCCTGGTGTACAGCTTGGTGGTATCTATGCTGCTGTTTGCCTTCCCCttcatggtggtgatggtgtgctATGGACTGATGGTGAGGAAGCTTCTGGAGCCCACCTGGGAGGCAGGAGGGAGCCAGTCGAGGGGAGTCGGGGGGATCGCTCCTCATCGCTCCAAACAGAAGTCTGTGAAGATGATAATCATTGTGTTAGCAGCGTTCATGCTGTGTTTCCTACCCTTCCACCTGACCAGAAGTCTGTACTACTTCCTCAGATACCTGGAGCAGATGGACCCCTCCCAG GTGAGCTGTGAGCGGCTGAAGGCGTCCAGCCTGGCCTATATGGTGACACGCCCCCTGGCCAGCGCCAACAGCTGTGTGGATCCCATCCTTTACTTCATGGCTGGGCAGGGTTTCCGTAGTAACCTCGCCAACAAAAATCAGAGCATCGCTAGGGAAACCAGGAAGCGTGATGGCCGCCCTTTCGAAGCAGCTCTGACCGTCAGGAGAGTCAATCGATGTGCTGAATAG
- the LOC129831700 gene encoding tumor necrosis factor receptor superfamily member 19L-like isoform X2 → MRNHLCCSALVLLTVFCSGGTVAVQCSWGEGCVCLGCPSGQEPIKACGQVEGPGEVVQCQSCPAGTFSDDYDSDQCRPHSSCGVLNKKVSTSGTSHSDAVCGDCLSGFHPTNGRTASSLACVRAPPYLSPAPPAQSTHVRAVRTVGKGVAGSGGLPVNGTAVRSPEEKSTEYAVFVLVPIFCVMGLLGILICNILKKKGYNCTAEKEGGDEENATPQKEGNGCPYIVDDPNEDTISVLVRLITEKKENAVALEELLLEYESKQMDISTASSIKFPVLSPLTQFLSLPRLCPHQSHLHTISGLSGLSGPGHGYCCSRCAQKKWPPILLGPLKPPQSLQKTPLLPPVDTHHSTTKISQTPSPRSESLPEGEWRIPGKVTRSVGRFQVAQIQEQRPGSMEMTLRPEFSDSDSVEDASLLGGNKSSSSAARGTQEVNS, encoded by the exons ATGAGGAACCACCTTTGCTGTTCAGCTCTTGTCCTTCTCACG GTGTTTTGCTCTGGAGGGACTGTAGCCGTGCAGTGTTCctggggggaggggtgtgtgtgtctggggtgccCCAGTGGCCAGGAGCCAATCAAG GCTTGCGGGCAGGTCGAGGGACCAGGCGAGGTGGTGCAATGTCAGTCTTGTCCAGCGGGCACGTTTTCGGACGACTATGACTCTGATCAATGCCGCCCACACTCCTCCTGCGGGGTCCTCAACAAAAAGGTTTCGACCTCTGGTACATCACACTCTGATGCTGTCTGCGGAGACTGTCTGTCTGG GTTCCATCCCACCAATGGGAGGACAGCCTCCAGCCTGGCCTGTGTGAGAG CTCCCCCTTATCTCTCCCCAGCACCCCCTGCCCAGTCTACCCACGTGCGTGCGGTGCGTACGGTAGGTAAGGGTGTGGCGGGCAGTGGCGGCCTGCCGGTGAACGGTACGGCAGTGCGGAGCCCAGAGGAGAAGAGTACAGAGTATGCAGTGTTCGTCCTGGTGCCAATCTTCTGTGTGATGGGGCTCCTGGGGATCCTCATCTGTAACATCCTCAAGAAGAAAGGATACAACTGTACCgctgagaaggagggaggagacgaGGAGAATGCCACACCACagaaagagg GTAACGGTTGTCCCTACATCGTAGACGACCCTAATGAAGACACCATCAGTGTTCTGGTACGCCTCATCACAGAGAAGAAAG AGAATGCTGTTGCCCTGGAGGAGCTGCTACTGGAATACGAGAGTAAACAGATGGACATCAGCACAGCCTCCTCAATCAA GTTCCCGGTGCTGTCTCCTCTGACTCAGTTCCTCTCCCTGCCCAGACTGTGTCCTCACCAGTCTCACCTCCACACCatctctggtctgtctggtctgtctggcccCGGACACGGCTACTGCTGCTCTCGCTGTGCCCAGAAGAAATGGCCCCCCATCCTCCTCGGCCCCCTCAAACCCCCACAGTCCCTCCAGAAGACCCCTCTCCTGCCCCCTGTGGACACACATCACTCCACCACTAAGATCTCCCAGACCCCCAGCCCTAGGTCAGAGTCACTCCCTGAGGGGGAGTGGAGGATACCTGGGAAGGTAACCCGGTCTGTTGGGAG GTTTCAGGTGGCTCAGATTCAGGAGCAGAGGCCTGGTTCCATGGAGATGACGCTCCGACCAGAGTTTAGTGACTCAGACTCAGTGGAAGACGCATCTCTGCTGGGGGGGAACAAGTCATCCTCATCAGCTGCCAGGGGTACACAGGAG gttaaCAGCTAA
- the LOC129831700 gene encoding tumor necrosis factor receptor superfamily member 19L-like isoform X1 — protein MRNHLCCSALVLLTVFCSGGTVAVQCSWGEGCVCLGCPSGQEPIKACGQVEGPGEVVQCQSCPAGTFSDDYDSDQCRPHSSCGVLNKKVSTSGTSHSDAVCGDCLSGFHPTNGRTASSLACVRAPPYLSPAPPAQSTHVRAVRTVGKGVAGSGGLPVNGTAVRSPEEKSTEYAVFVLVPIFCVMGLLGILICNILKKKGYNCTAEKEGGDEENATPQKEGNGCPYIVDDPNEDTISVLVRLITEKKENAVALEELLLEYESKQMDISTASSIKFPVLSPLTQFLSLPRLCPHQSHLHTISGLSGLSGPGHGYCCSRCAQKKWPPILLGPLKPPQSLQKTPLLPPVDTHHSTTKISQTPSPRSESLPEGEWRIPGKVTRSVGRFQVAQIQEQRPGSMEMTLRPEFSDSDSVEDASLLGGNKSSSSAARGTQEVPVTSFSLADSLVFHFIFTTSLLLLSSPLNMLILGVLLTSPRSPWKAHTCAHTHVHTHTHTHTHRHTHRHTHRHTHTHTHTHTHTHTHTHTHTHTGRHVLLVTAEL, from the exons ATGAGGAACCACCTTTGCTGTTCAGCTCTTGTCCTTCTCACG GTGTTTTGCTCTGGAGGGACTGTAGCCGTGCAGTGTTCctggggggaggggtgtgtgtgtctggggtgccCCAGTGGCCAGGAGCCAATCAAG GCTTGCGGGCAGGTCGAGGGACCAGGCGAGGTGGTGCAATGTCAGTCTTGTCCAGCGGGCACGTTTTCGGACGACTATGACTCTGATCAATGCCGCCCACACTCCTCCTGCGGGGTCCTCAACAAAAAGGTTTCGACCTCTGGTACATCACACTCTGATGCTGTCTGCGGAGACTGTCTGTCTGG GTTCCATCCCACCAATGGGAGGACAGCCTCCAGCCTGGCCTGTGTGAGAG CTCCCCCTTATCTCTCCCCAGCACCCCCTGCCCAGTCTACCCACGTGCGTGCGGTGCGTACGGTAGGTAAGGGTGTGGCGGGCAGTGGCGGCCTGCCGGTGAACGGTACGGCAGTGCGGAGCCCAGAGGAGAAGAGTACAGAGTATGCAGTGTTCGTCCTGGTGCCAATCTTCTGTGTGATGGGGCTCCTGGGGATCCTCATCTGTAACATCCTCAAGAAGAAAGGATACAACTGTACCgctgagaaggagggaggagacgaGGAGAATGCCACACCACagaaagagg GTAACGGTTGTCCCTACATCGTAGACGACCCTAATGAAGACACCATCAGTGTTCTGGTACGCCTCATCACAGAGAAGAAAG AGAATGCTGTTGCCCTGGAGGAGCTGCTACTGGAATACGAGAGTAAACAGATGGACATCAGCACAGCCTCCTCAATCAA GTTCCCGGTGCTGTCTCCTCTGACTCAGTTCCTCTCCCTGCCCAGACTGTGTCCTCACCAGTCTCACCTCCACACCatctctggtctgtctggtctgtctggcccCGGACACGGCTACTGCTGCTCTCGCTGTGCCCAGAAGAAATGGCCCCCCATCCTCCTCGGCCCCCTCAAACCCCCACAGTCCCTCCAGAAGACCCCTCTCCTGCCCCCTGTGGACACACATCACTCCACCACTAAGATCTCCCAGACCCCCAGCCCTAGGTCAGAGTCACTCCCTGAGGGGGAGTGGAGGATACCTGGGAAGGTAACCCGGTCTGTTGGGAG GTTTCAGGTGGCTCAGATTCAGGAGCAGAGGCCTGGTTCCATGGAGATGACGCTCCGACCAGAGTTTAGTGACTCAGACTCAGTGGAAGACGCATCTCTGCTGGGGGGGAACAAGTCATCCTCATCAGCTGCCAGGGGTACACAGGAGGTGCCGGTGACTTCCTTTTCTCTTGCTGATTCTCTCGTCTTTCATTTTATTTTCAccacctctcttcttcttctctccagtccACTGAACATGCTGATTCTTGGAGTGCTGTTGACTTCTCCCAGGAGTCCCTGGAaagcacacacatgcgcacacacacacgtgcacacacacacacacacgcacacgcacagacacacgcacagacacactcacagacacacacacacacacacacacacacacacacacacacacacacacacacacacacacacacacacaggaaggcaTGTTCTTCTAGTGACTGCTGAATTATGA